One segment of Candidatus Neomarinimicrobiota bacterium DNA contains the following:
- a CDS encoding sulfite exporter TauE/SafE family protein has product MFQLTLEVGLALLGLAFFAELIDSSMGMGYGTTLTPLLLILGFEPLQVVPAILISELVTGLLAGFTHHAIGNADFKPKTMNLARIYKSFREMGFRKSVEKGLPMNLKVALLIASCSIIGTVIAVFIAVNIPKFWLKIYIGGLVLIIGIIVIATVNKTYAFSWRKVSILGIIASFNKGMSGGGYGPVVTSGQILSGVDGKNAVAITSLAEGLTCLVGVILYALTDTNLDLSLAPYLTIGAVLSVYPSAFLVKSIKPKTFRKAIGMLTIILGIMSLYNTLVS; this is encoded by the coding sequence ATGTTTCAATTGACATTAGAAGTAGGACTTGCTTTGTTGGGACTTGCATTTTTTGCAGAACTTATTGATTCGTCTATGGGGATGGGGTATGGGACAACCCTTACTCCTCTCCTATTGATTCTTGGCTTTGAACCATTACAGGTAGTCCCCGCGATTTTAATATCTGAACTGGTGACAGGATTACTTGCAGGATTTACACACCATGCCATTGGAAATGCTGATTTTAAACCCAAAACCATGAATCTTGCCCGTATCTATAAATCTTTCAGAGAAATGGGATTCAGAAAAAGCGTGGAAAAGGGACTTCCCATGAATTTAAAGGTTGCTCTACTCATAGCCAGTTGCAGCATCATTGGCACTGTGATTGCAGTCTTTATTGCAGTGAATATTCCAAAATTTTGGTTGAAAATTTACATCGGAGGACTTGTTCTGATTATTGGAATTATAGTTATTGCGACAGTAAATAAAACCTATGCTTTTTCATGGAGAAAGGTAAGCATATTAGGAATCATTGCTTCATTCAATAAAGGGATGAGTGGAGGAGGATATGGCCCTGTAGTGACAAGCGGTCAGATTTTATCCGGTGTGGATGGTAAAAATGCGGTTGCCATCACTTCTCTTGCTGAAGGGCTTACATGCCTTGTTGGTGTCATTTTATATGCGTTAACTGATACCAATCTGGATTTGTCTCTGGCACCCTATCTGACAATAGGTGCTGTTTTATCTGTTTATCCTTCTGCTTTTTTAGTAAAGTCCATTAAACCTAAAACGTTTAGAAAGGCAATTGGAATGTTAACAATAATACTTGGAATAATGAGTCTTTATAATACACTTGTAAGCTGA